One stretch of Cygnus olor isolate bCygOlo1 chromosome 1, bCygOlo1.pri.v2, whole genome shotgun sequence DNA includes these proteins:
- the LOC121078847 gene encoding uncharacterized protein LOC121078847 gives MMDFKEEIKPISDVCVKEASSALSTRAGMSDLQGPLVLPELPELAAHETHHIFVSYSNTDSAWSRNFIQSLETVIPNLKACYHERDFIPGKTIIENMVESIQGSQKIVLVLSPDFVQSRWCLLEANLSVFQDCLGRKPVIPIMLVPCFVPLHLTHLTYLDTNDVDFLDKVVKVICTPNDKMRNATMVPYSPPSLYNGKSLLALPAVDDQVIPKWRGGTFSEALPDQLSIVCEDTEVYRKAIQMINEVSSRVSPCTSISVVSGISVCILGSLFLMIGIFLFVGFDQYSGDSYTIFLGCIMIFATLCTFSVFVNCAYNYKIKSADEKLLEMSQAAGEANSLLIKNSLLVGCDSQLKLQLVYISLEGCRSHFSEIFREGEPSAEEMFQRALHYFSSDYACCVAKKHFQFSCLGTTPGHWDKGPCFCQFVFHCMEKGSWYWNSDYHPDKRELDLG, from the coding sequence atgatggatttcaaagaggaaattaaaCCCATTTCTGATGTATGTGTTAAAGAAGCCAGTTCTGCATTATCTACAAGAGCAGGAATGTCAGATCTTCAAGGACCACTGGTGCTTCCTGAGCTACCTGAACTGGCAGCCCATGAGACTCACCACATCTTTGTCAGTTATAGCAACACTGATTCAGCCTGGTCAAGGAACTTTATCCAGAGTTTAGAGACTGTGATTCCTAATCTGAAGGCGTGTTATCATGAGAGAGACTTTATACCGGGTAAAACCATAATTGAAAACATGGTTGAATCCATTCAAGGAAGCCAGAAAATAGTCTTAGTTCTCAGCCCTGACTTTGTCCAGAGCAGGTGGTGTCTTCTGGAAGCCAATCTGTCTGTCTTCCAAGACTGTTTGGGAAGGAAGCCTGTGATCCCCATCATGTTAGTGCCCTGTTTTGTGCCACTACACCTCACCCATTTGACTTATCTTGACACCAATGACGTCGATTTTTTAGATAAAGTTGTCAAGGTCATTTGCACTCCCAATGACAAGATGAGGAATGCCACCATGGTTCCTTATAGCCCTCCATCTCTCTACAATGGGAAGTCCCTCCTGGCTCTACCTGCAGTGGATGACCAGGTCATTCCAAAATGGAGAGGAGGCACATTCAGTGAGGCACTGCCTGACCAGCTGAGTATAGTCTGTGAAGATACTGAGGTCTACAGAAAGGCCATCCAGATGATTAATGAGGTATCTTCTAGGGTATCACCTTGTACCTCAATCAGTGTTGTCTCTGGGATATCAGTTTGCATATTGGGAAGCTTATTTTTGATGATTGGTATCTTCTTATTTGTTGGGTTTGACCAGTACTCTGGTGATTCTTATACAATTTTCCTGGGCTGTATTATGATCTTTGCAACTCTGtgtaccttttctgtttttgttaattGTGCCTACAACTACAAAATCAAATCAGCTGATGAGAAACTTCTGGAGATGTCCCAAGCTGCTGGTGAGGCCAACTCACTGCTGATAAAGAATTCCCTTCTGGTTGGCTGTGATTCCCAACTGAAGCTCCAGTTAGTCTACATCTCCCTCGAGGGGTGCAGGAGTCACTTCTCAGAGATTTTTAGAGAGGGAGAACCCTCTGCTGAAGAGATGTTCCAGAGAGCCTTGCACTATTTCTCCTCTGATTATGCCTGTTGTGTAGCCAAGAAGCATTTCCAGTTCTCTTGCTTGGGGACAACACCAGGACACTGGGATAAAGGGCCTTGTTTTTGCcagtttgttttccactgtATGGAGAAAGGGTCCTGGTACTGGAATAGTGATTATCATCCAGATAAAAGAGAACTGGATTTAGGTTAG